In Gemmata obscuriglobus, a single genomic region encodes these proteins:
- the serS gene encoding serine--tRNA ligase, whose protein sequence is MLDAGFICDNADAVKLNCKNRGVSDVAVDRVIAFEQKRKELERTRGETAAKKNEISKKFPTAKTAEEKQALKDQGAAVDKEVGVIDAELKIVKDDLTLNLLQIPNMTHPAAPVGGEDANKVVAQFGEPRAFDFKPKDHVDLCEALDLADFEAGTKVAGQKFYFLKNEAALLEIALVQYAMQTAVKAGYTPIITPDLARVEVLEGIGFMPRDPNPDTRQVYTVADTDLCLIATAEITLGGMHRDRIFDEAELPKRYVGLSHCFRTEAGAAGRDTRGLYRVHQFTKVEMFAFCTPETSDAIHEEIRALEEKIFQGLGLCFHVIDTATGDLGGPAYRKYDLEAWMPGRGTGGAYGEITSTSNCTDFQARRLGIRYKGKGFKGTKFAHTLNGTAVACTRALVAILENYQQADGSVVIPEVLRPWVGKDKIEPRKA, encoded by the coding sequence ATGCTCGACGCCGGATTCATTTGCGACAACGCCGACGCCGTAAAGCTCAACTGCAAGAACCGCGGCGTGTCCGACGTGGCCGTCGACCGAGTAATCGCGTTCGAGCAGAAGCGCAAGGAACTGGAACGGACGCGCGGCGAGACCGCTGCCAAGAAGAACGAGATCAGCAAAAAGTTCCCGACTGCGAAGACGGCCGAAGAGAAACAGGCCCTCAAGGACCAAGGCGCGGCCGTCGACAAAGAGGTCGGCGTCATCGACGCCGAACTGAAGATCGTCAAGGACGATCTGACGTTGAATCTGCTCCAGATCCCGAACATGACGCACCCGGCGGCCCCCGTCGGCGGGGAGGACGCGAACAAGGTGGTGGCGCAGTTCGGCGAGCCGCGCGCGTTCGACTTCAAACCGAAGGACCACGTCGATTTGTGCGAGGCGCTCGACCTCGCCGACTTCGAGGCGGGCACCAAGGTCGCGGGCCAGAAGTTCTACTTCCTCAAGAACGAGGCCGCGCTGCTCGAAATCGCCCTCGTGCAGTACGCGATGCAGACCGCGGTGAAGGCCGGCTACACGCCGATCATCACCCCGGACCTGGCCCGCGTCGAGGTGCTGGAAGGCATCGGGTTCATGCCCCGCGACCCGAACCCCGACACGCGCCAGGTGTACACGGTCGCGGACACCGACCTCTGCCTGATCGCGACGGCCGAAATCACCCTCGGCGGGATGCACCGCGACCGCATCTTCGACGAGGCCGAGCTGCCGAAGCGGTACGTGGGGCTGTCGCACTGCTTCCGCACCGAGGCCGGCGCCGCCGGACGCGACACGCGGGGGCTGTACCGGGTCCACCAGTTCACCAAGGTGGAGATGTTCGCGTTCTGCACGCCCGAGACCAGCGACGCGATCCACGAGGAGATCCGCGCCCTCGAAGAGAAGATCTTCCAGGGACTGGGGCTGTGCTTCCACGTGATCGACACCGCGACCGGCGACCTCGGCGGCCCGGCGTACCGCAAGTACGACCTGGAGGCGTGGATGCCCGGCCGCGGCACCGGCGGCGCGTACGGCGAGATCACCAGCACCTCGAACTGCACCGACTTCCAGGCCCGCCGGCTCGGCATCCGGTACAAGGGGAAGGGGTTCAAGGGGACCAAGTTCGCCCACACGCTCAACGGGACCGCCGTCGCGTGTACGCGGGCGCTGGTGGCGATCCTCGAGAACTACCAGCAAGCCGACGGGTCGGTGGTGATTCCGGAGGTGCTGCGGCCGTGGGTCGGGAAGGATAAGATCGAGCCGCGCAAGGCGTAA
- a CDS encoding H-X9-DG-CTERM domain-containing protein — translation MTSLDLYSGSGECFRLYPDLPDCGTGSARFQPRKLDDACGVMHFWSLHPGGAHFLLADGSVRFLSYHAADILPSLATRAGGEAETVPE, via the coding sequence ATGACAAGTCTTGACCTGTATTCCGGTTCCGGTGAGTGCTTCCGTCTTTACCCCGACCTGCCCGACTGTGGAACGGGGAGCGCCCGGTTCCAGCCCCGCAAGCTCGACGACGCCTGCGGCGTCATGCACTTCTGGTCGCTGCACCCCGGCGGTGCGCACTTCCTGCTCGCCGACGGGAGCGTGCGGTTCCTGTCGTACCACGCGGCCGACATTCTTCCCTCGCTTGCCACCCGCGCCGGCGGTGAAGCCGAAACCGTCCCGGAATGA
- a CDS encoding IS3 family transposase (programmed frameshift), with amino-acid sequence MAGKRKSHSAAFKAQVALAALKGDKTINELASQHGVHPTLIHGWKKQLLTGAEAVFASGAKGTGPPEDKTTELYEQIGRLKVELDWVKKKSAASAEAKRARIEAEHPELSVRRQCELIGLNRSTVYYEPTPESAENLTLMRLIDEQYTTCPFYGSRRLAAWLGTQGHEVNRKRVQRLLRIMGLEALYPKPKLSVGSGHKVYPYLLRGVAIDRVHQVWSTDITYIPMPTGFMYLAATMDWFSRYVVAWRLSNTLDGSFCQDMLEEALGRGKPEVFNTDQGVQFTAAAWVGRLERAGVAVSMDGRGRCLDNVFVERLWRSVKYEDVYLKGYESVPALESGLRAYFGFYNTERLHQSLDYRTPAQVYGVGATKAPTKQ; translated from the exons ATGGCGGGCAAGCGGAAGAGTCACTCGGCGGCGTTCAAGGCCCAGGTCGCGCTGGCGGCCCTCAAGGGCGACAAGACCATCAACGAACTGGCGAGTCAGCACGGCGTCCACCCGACCCTGATTCATGGGTGGAAGAAGCAGTTGCTCACCGGGGCCGAGGCCGTGTTCGCCTCGGGGGCGAAGGGCACCGGCCCCCCGGAAGACAAGACGACCGAGTTGTACGAGCAGATCGGCCGCCTCAAGGTGGAACTCGACTGGGTGAAAAAAAAATCGGCCGCC TCGGCTGAGGCCAAGCGTGCCCGGATCGAGGCCGAGCACCCGGAGCTGAGCGTCCGGCGCCAGTGCGAGCTGATCGGATTGAACCGCTCGACGGTGTACTACGAGCCGACCCCGGAGAGCGCGGAGAACCTGACGCTGATGCGGTTGATCGACGAGCAGTACACGACGTGCCCGTTCTACGGGAGCCGGCGCCTGGCCGCGTGGCTGGGCACCCAGGGCCACGAGGTGAACCGCAAGCGGGTGCAGCGGCTGTTGCGGATCATGGGGTTGGAGGCCCTGTACCCCAAGCCCAAGCTGTCGGTCGGGTCCGGGCACAAGGTGTACCCGTACCTGTTGCGGGGCGTGGCCATCGACCGGGTCCATCAGGTGTGGAGCACGGACATCACGTACATCCCGATGCCCACCGGGTTCATGTACCTGGCCGCAACGATGGACTGGTTCAGCCGGTACGTGGTGGCCTGGCGACTGTCCAACACGTTGGACGGGTCATTCTGCCAGGACATGCTGGAGGAGGCCTTGGGCCGGGGCAAGCCGGAGGTGTTCAACACGGACCAGGGAGTCCAGTTCACGGCCGCCGCGTGGGTCGGGCGATTGGAGCGGGCCGGGGTCGCGGTGAGCATGGACGGGCGGGGCCGGTGCCTGGACAACGTGTTCGTGGAGCGCCTGTGGCGGAGCGTCAAGTACGAGGACGTGTACCTCAAGGGTTACGAGTCGGTGCCGGCCCTGGAGAGTGGGCTCCGGGCGTACTTCGGGTTCTACAACACCGAGCGGTTACACCAGTCCCTGGACTACCGCACCCCGGCTCAGGTGTATGGCGTCGGAGCCACGAAGGCCCCGACGAAACAGTAG
- a CDS encoding transposase — protein sequence MILPPHQRVPRSQPHAPTDFARQVLEGLPLAHASLALFAYGVPDPVLADLYERHRGRGYEDVVTFAQLVTWIFDALIEHQGSGRQAHLRRHRQPDDGCHEAFYGKLRRIPRGLSEAFLRDVTDRFTALFPEVVAHRLPTSFDRLEVLILDGKSLKKVAKRLVDTRGTPGKLLGGKLLVAYRPRDGLVLDMAADLDGETNEAKLIPDLMPRVHARGGPAKLVVGDRLFCASKHFAEFTKDNGHFVVRYARTLSFEPDPKRPAVTTADPSQRAVVEEWGWAGKPKDKLRRYVRRITVARPVGEAITILTDLLDSAPYPATDLLDLYRIRWTIEGTFQKVTAIFALGRFIGSTPEATVFQASMCFVLANVVQVLQGYVVAKRKVTIDDLSTAQFCTDWHRQLAALKELVEVSMIVSLIPTDQTAESVGTLLDQLLGTMWKPGWDKTRNKAPRAHPHAAKQKGAHTSVQRRRQAHKPNEDP from the coding sequence GTGATTCTGCCACCTCATCAGCGCGTCCCACGCTCCCAACCGCACGCGCCCACGGACTTCGCGCGCCAGGTCCTGGAGGGCCTGCCACTGGCCCACGCGTCGCTCGCACTCTTCGCCTATGGCGTTCCCGACCCGGTCCTCGCGGACCTCTACGAGCGACATCGGGGACGCGGCTATGAGGACGTCGTGACCTTCGCCCAACTGGTCACCTGGATCTTCGATGCGCTCATCGAACACCAGGGCTCGGGGCGGCAGGCCCACCTGCGACGCCACCGGCAACCCGACGACGGGTGCCACGAAGCGTTCTACGGCAAGCTCCGGCGCATCCCCCGGGGCCTGAGCGAAGCGTTCCTGCGGGACGTCACCGACCGGTTCACCGCCCTGTTCCCCGAGGTCGTCGCGCACCGCCTTCCGACCTCCTTCGACCGCCTGGAGGTTCTGATCCTCGACGGCAAGAGTCTCAAGAAGGTGGCCAAGCGACTCGTCGACACGCGGGGCACACCGGGCAAGCTCTTGGGCGGAAAACTGCTCGTGGCGTACCGGCCCCGTGACGGGTTGGTGCTCGACATGGCGGCCGATCTCGATGGCGAAACCAACGAGGCCAAACTGATCCCCGATTTGATGCCCCGAGTGCACGCCCGAGGCGGTCCGGCGAAACTGGTGGTCGGGGATCGGTTGTTCTGTGCGTCGAAGCACTTCGCCGAGTTCACCAAGGACAATGGTCATTTCGTGGTGCGGTACGCGCGGACCCTGTCGTTCGAACCCGACCCGAAGCGCCCCGCGGTCACGACCGCGGACCCATCCCAACGAGCCGTGGTCGAAGAATGGGGGTGGGCCGGGAAGCCCAAGGACAAGCTCCGCCGGTACGTCCGGCGGATCACCGTCGCGCGCCCGGTGGGCGAAGCGATTACAATCCTCACGGACCTGCTCGATTCGGCCCCATACCCGGCGACCGATCTGTTGGACCTGTACCGCATCCGGTGGACCATCGAAGGCACGTTCCAAAAGGTGACGGCGATCTTCGCCCTGGGTCGGTTCATCGGTTCGACACCGGAGGCGACCGTGTTTCAGGCGTCGATGTGTTTCGTCCTCGCGAACGTGGTGCAGGTCCTCCAGGGCTATGTGGTTGCGAAGCGGAAGGTGACCATCGACGACCTCTCGACGGCGCAGTTCTGCACGGACTGGCATCGTCAGTTGGCCGCGCTCAAGGAGTTGGTCGAGGTGTCGATGATCGTGTCCCTGATCCCGACGGATCAGACGGCAGAGAGTGTGGGAACGTTGTTGGATCAGTTATTGGGCACGATGTGGAAGCCGGGCTGGGACAAGACACGCAACAAGGCGCCCCGTGCCCACCCGCACGCCGCGAAACAGAAGGGGGCACACACCTCCGTCCAACGGCGTCGACAAGCCCACAAGCCCAACGAGGATCCCTGA